A single region of the Sulfurimonas sp. genome encodes:
- a CDS encoding ATP-binding protein, which translates to MKIRTLETILKVALETFPVVLLNGARQVGKSTLALQNFQNYLTFDDGELRLYAKENPKAFLKNLELPICLDEIQKVPTLLEYMKIQIDKERVNGSFLLTGSSNVLDHKDAKDTLAGRLCELRLHPLSSKEKNDKPHENVIEKLLLRDFKVTKREYIDETIRHIIDGGYPEILTLEGLQRDLWFKSYTATYIERDARDLADIRDIDSFIKFVNVLASRSGTLLNKSSLSNDIGIKDITTDNYLSIISRIYQATLLKPYFANIGKQFAKSPKVFFNDTGVLCSLLRIDSKAKLLSSPYSGQVFETYIFCELQKHLSYIQKSGTLYHYRTNDKKEIDFIVEVDNELLAIEVKQSSSVKKDDFKHIVDFQSRCEQNCLGVVFYNGEMVVEFGENLVALPFGMFL; encoded by the coding sequence ATGAAAATAAGAACTTTAGAGACCATTTTAAAAGTAGCGTTAGAGACTTTTCCTGTTGTGCTTTTAAATGGGGCAAGGCAAGTAGGCAAGTCAACTCTTGCACTTCAAAACTTTCAAAACTACCTTACATTTGATGATGGAGAGTTACGGCTCTACGCAAAAGAAAATCCAAAAGCGTTTCTTAAAAATCTTGAACTCCCAATCTGCCTAGATGAGATACAAAAAGTTCCTACGCTCCTTGAATATATGAAAATACAAATAGACAAAGAGCGAGTAAACGGAAGTTTTTTACTTACAGGCAGTTCAAATGTGCTAGACCACAAAGATGCAAAAGACACCCTTGCAGGTAGGCTTTGTGAACTAAGGCTTCACCCTCTTAGTTCAAAAGAAAAAAACGACAAACCGCACGAAAATGTAATAGAAAAACTTCTTTTACGAGACTTCAAAGTTACTAAAAGAGAGTACATCGATGAGACTATTAGACACATTATCGATGGCGGATATCCTGAAATCTTAACACTTGAGGGACTACAAAGAGACTTGTGGTTTAAGTCTTACACCGCAACTTACATCGAACGAGATGCAAGAGATTTGGCGGACATAAGAGATATTGACAGCTTTATAAAGTTTGTAAATGTACTAGCTTCAAGAAGCGGCACGCTGCTTAACAAATCAAGTCTAAGCAACGACATAGGCATAAAAGATATCACAACCGACAACTATCTCTCCATCATAAGCCGTATTTATCAGGCGACACTTCTTAAACCCTATTTTGCGAATATCGGCAAACAGTTTGCAAAATCTCCAAAAGTGTTTTTCAATGACACGGGAGTGCTTTGCTCACTGCTTCGAATCGACTCCAAAGCCAAACTCCTTAGCTCACCTTACAGCGGACAAGTGTTTGAAACTTATATATTTTGCGAACTTCAAAAACATCTCTCCTACATACAAAAAAGCGGCACACTTTACCACTACCGAACAAATGACAAAAAAGAGATAGATTTCATAGTGGAAGTGGATAACGAACTCCTTGCCATAGAGGTAAAACAAAGCAGCAGTGTCAAAAAAGATGATTTTAAACACATTGTTGATTTTCAAAGCAGATGTGAGCAAAATTGCTTGGGTGTGGTATTTTACAATGGCGAGATGGTTGTAGAGTTTGGAGAAAATTTGGTAGCGTTGCCGTTTGGGATGTTTTTGTGA
- a CDS encoding c-type cytochrome produces MNKLYLWGIIIIAVMLGATYLSVGGSKGGLNGDIVNMLAVTGAVSLVTITVFVVVKYVRQMQVDSASGELADENWDGIGEYKNELPTGWAVMFLLTMVWGMWYFTIGYPVNAYSQIGEYNEDVALHNSKFEAKHKNLAGDKLVEMGESVFLAECKVCHGINADGINGAAANLNKRIDEKSVKHVIEKGSNNKLLGMEMPMPDRNGLFNAGTGALITDAEIAAVSKYVANGMKGDGAEIFAGTCASCHGEGGIGMDSVAPNIAKFSPALVTTVLTHGKKGVIGVMPKFDRLNDKQKEAVGAYITSLSK; encoded by the coding sequence ATGAATAAGCTTTATCTTTGGGGAATTATAATAATAGCCGTAATGCTTGGTGCTACCTACTTGTCGGTAGGCGGTTCAAAGGGCGGACTAAACGGCGATATCGTCAATATGCTTGCAGTTACGGGAGCTGTTTCGCTTGTAACTATTACGGTATTTGTCGTAGTTAAATATGTTCGTCAAATGCAGGTTGACAGCGCAAGCGGTGAACTTGCCGATGAAAATTGGGATGGGATAGGAGAGTATAAAAATGAGTTGCCTACAGGCTGGGCAGTTATGTTTTTACTGACAATGGTTTGGGGTATGTGGTATTTTACGATAGGATATCCCGTAAATGCGTACTCACAAATCGGTGAATACAATGAAGATGTTGCTCTGCACAATTCAAAATTTGAAGCAAAGCATAAAAATCTTGCCGGTGACAAATTGGTTGAAATGGGTGAGTCCGTTTTTCTTGCAGAGTGTAAAGTTTGTCATGGAATTAATGCAGACGGTATTAATGGGGCAGCAGCAAATCTAAATAAAAGAATAGACGAAAAATCTGTTAAGCATGTTATAGAAAAAGGTTCAAACAACAAGCTTTTAGGTATGGAAATGCCGATGCCCGATCGCAACGGTCTCTTTAATGCCGGTACAGGTGCTTTGATTACGGATGCAGAGATTGCTGCCGTTTCTAAATATGTAGCTAACGGTATGAAGGGTGATGGTGCTGAAATTTTTGCAGGAACTTGTGCAAGTTGTCATGGTGAGGGCGGAATCGGCATGGATAGTGTTGCGCCAAATATAGCTAAATTTTCACCGGCACTTGTAACTACTGTTTTAACGCACGGTAAAAAAGGTGTTATCGGTGTTATGCCGAAATTTGATAGACTTAACGATAAACAAAAAGAAGCTGTTGGTGCTTATATCACTAGCTTAAGCAAATAA
- a CDS encoding DUF3800 domain-containing protein gives MILENNFSDYIVYVDESGEHSLDSINQEYPIFVLAFCIFHKQNYTQSAVIKLKDFKFKHFGHDMVVLHENEIRRDKGIFKTLRSKSKKDAFIKELTKIIEEEDFIVIATVIKKDKLNSKLNNPYDIALTYCLERAYRFLKSKNQEKKITHIIVEQRGRKEDDELELEFRRVCDGQNYGRESMLFEIVMANKMSNSAGLQLADLIARPIGLSVLKPEQENRAFEVIKGKFHKNSFGKVDGAGLKVYP, from the coding sequence ATGATACTAGAAAATAATTTTAGTGATTACATTGTTTATGTTGATGAGAGCGGTGAACATTCACTAGATTCCATAAATCAAGAGTACCCAATATTTGTTTTAGCATTTTGTATTTTTCATAAACAAAACTATACTCAGAGTGCCGTGATAAAACTAAAAGATTTCAAATTTAAGCATTTTGGTCATGATATGGTTGTTCTTCATGAAAACGAAATAAGAAGAGATAAGGGTATATTTAAAACGCTTAGATCTAAAAGCAAGAAAGATGCTTTTATTAAAGAGCTGACCAAAATAATTGAAGAGGAAGATTTTATTGTAATAGCAACTGTTATTAAAAAAGATAAATTGAATAGCAAGTTAAACAATCCTTATGACATTGCTCTTACATACTGCTTGGAGAGAGCTTATAGATTTTTAAAATCAAAAAATCAAGAGAAAAAAATAACGCATATTATTGTTGAACAGCGTGGTAGAAAAGAAGATGATGAACTAGAACTTGAATTTAGAAGAGTTTGTGATGGACAAAACTATGGAAGAGAAAGTATGTTGTTTGAAATCGTTATGGCAAATAAAATGAGTAATTCGGCAGGTCTTCAATTGGCTGACTTAATAGCACGACCGATAGGGCTAAGTGTTTTGAAACCTGAACAAGAGAATAGAGCGTTTGAGGTTATAAAGGGAAAGTTTCATAAAAATAGTTTTGGAAAGGTTGACGGTGCCGGTCTTAAAGTGTATCCGTAA
- a CDS encoding RecB-like helicase: MFINNLAYEASAGSGKTFMLVVRYLSLLFLGAQPSKILALTFTNKAANEMQERIVSTLEELESRGELDEIVKVTELSREFLLANRQRVLGEFLNSHTKIMTIDSFFTQILRKFSLYASLMPDFSTFSSQHELKLLSRFLKEVSVAGKKDILITLSLASNKRLTDIFELLDEFYIKFGELKDIEFKKQDVVQFETLALSYMSELKKIVTSCKAASSTAIKSVHSESFDELCAKAWLERDSLNYSTFSKCFTPAMDDLLIKIKDAVKGQNRAKEQNFFFAMKELADIYAKSKKALYMDDSELSFNDVTYLVYEILNLIDDSEFLYFRLDSQIQHMLLDEFQDTSILQYEILKPLISEITAGKGIFDNGSFFFVGDVKQSIYRFRGGVSALFDTVREQNGTRVEKLLTNYRSQKEIVEFVNGVFEQKIKNYTPQLAAEGASGGFVEVVQNDEVLQEVITQVQRFLEQGADINEIAVLCATNKDGEEVKEALHAKNIDVVTETTTKLINQKSVKAILEYLKYLYFVQDIYAHNFFALISQEVRPIKKVDFNKAKILDVVKNVIDEFGLFSDDFNQIRFLNEVSRYSDIEALLFEYERLEAGAAASELIGVRVLTIHKSKGLEYEHIIVMDRLKKAPPARDAVIYEYDGITLKNIYLRIKGRDAVDREYANALTKEKSLVYEDSLNALYVAFTRARENLVVVLKSKDSSFDILDLSPKSSGSLKCKKESDKLTSCVQFQTLEYKELYYGTQSDILEVEKVQEEDLKSINFGLAMHYMLEMLGEFEEKNIPYAKDMMINKYGTLLEDEEIEDIENRVGLLLKNEEFTSLISSEFYREKAIRYKNNLRYIDLLVKNDFGWSVIDYKSSTSYSQHHIRQVEYYVKAIKEITQNKVEGYICYLLENSVKIVKI, encoded by the coding sequence ATGTTCATAAATAACCTAGCCTACGAGGCGAGTGCGGGAAGTGGGAAGACTTTTATGCTTGTCGTGCGTTATCTTAGTCTGCTTTTTTTAGGTGCGCAGCCATCAAAGATACTTGCTCTTACATTTACCAACAAAGCCGCAAACGAGATGCAGGAGAGGATTGTTTCTACTCTTGAGGAGTTGGAGAGTAGAGGTGAGCTTGATGAGATAGTCAAGGTTACTGAACTTTCCCGTGAATTTTTGCTTGCAAATCGCCAAAGAGTTTTAGGCGAGTTTTTAAATTCGCATACGAAGATAATGACGATAGACAGTTTTTTTACTCAGATTTTACGCAAATTTTCGCTTTATGCCTCTTTGATGCCCGATTTTTCTACCTTTAGCTCTCAGCATGAGTTAAAACTTCTTTCGCGGTTTTTGAAAGAGGTTAGTGTTGCCGGAAAAAAAGATATTCTCATCACGCTTTCGCTTGCTTCAAACAAAAGACTTACAGATATATTTGAGCTTTTAGACGAGTTTTACATCAAGTTTGGGGAGCTAAAAGATATAGAGTTTAAAAAACAAGATGTTGTGCAGTTTGAGACTCTTGCTCTATCTTATATGTCGGAGTTAAAAAAAATAGTGACTTCTTGCAAGGCGGCTTCAAGTACGGCTATAAAATCTGTTCACTCAGAGAGTTTTGATGAGCTTTGCGCTAAAGCTTGGCTAGAGAGAGACAGCCTAAACTACTCTACATTTTCGAAGTGCTTTACCCCTGCTATGGATGATTTGCTGATTAAAATAAAAGATGCCGTAAAAGGGCAAAACAGAGCCAAAGAGCAAAACTTTTTCTTTGCTATGAAAGAGCTTGCAGATATCTATGCAAAGAGCAAAAAAGCACTCTATATGGATGATAGCGAACTTAGTTTTAATGATGTTACATACCTTGTTTATGAGATTTTAAATCTTATCGACGACAGCGAATTTTTATATTTTAGACTTGATTCACAGATACAACATATGCTCCTTGATGAGTTTCAAGACACCAGCATATTGCAGTATGAGATTTTAAAACCGCTTATAAGCGAGATTACGGCGGGCAAAGGCATCTTTGACAACGGAAGTTTTTTCTTTGTCGGAGATGTGAAGCAGTCAATTTACAGATTTCGCGGCGGAGTGAGCGCGCTTTTTGATACGGTGAGGGAGCAAAACGGCACACGGGTGGAAAAACTTCTTACCAACTATCGTTCGCAAAAGGAGATTGTAGAGTTTGTAAACGGTGTATTTGAACAAAAGATAAAAAACTATACTCCGCAGTTAGCCGCAGAAGGAGCAAGCGGAGGTTTTGTAGAGGTAGTGCAAAACGATGAGGTGCTTCAGGAAGTTATAACTCAGGTTCAAAGGTTTTTAGAACAGGGAGCCGATATAAACGAGATTGCAGTTCTTTGCGCAACAAACAAAGACGGCGAAGAGGTTAAAGAGGCGCTTCACGCTAAAAATATAGATGTAGTAACCGAGACAACCACAAAACTTATAAATCAAAAAAGCGTAAAAGCAATTTTGGAGTATCTGAAGTATCTCTATTTTGTGCAAGATATCTACGCACACAACTTTTTTGCTCTCATTTCGCAGGAAGTACGCCCCATAAAAAAGGTTGATTTTAACAAAGCAAAAATTTTAGATGTCGTTAAAAATGTTATAGATGAATTTGGACTATTTAGCGATGATTTTAATCAAATAAGGTTTTTAAACGAGGTGTCAAGGTACAGCGACATTGAAGCGCTTCTCTTTGAGTATGAGAGGCTAGAAGCCGGCGCGGCGGCAAGCGAGTTAATCGGTGTGAGGGTGCTTACGATTCACAAATCCAAAGGTTTGGAGTATGAACATATCATAGTTATGGACAGACTTAAAAAAGCTCCTCCGGCTCGCGATGCTGTTATTTACGAGTATGACGGCATCACTCTAAAAAATATCTATCTTCGCATAAAAGGACGGGATGCGGTAGATAGGGAGTATGCAAATGCTCTGACAAAAGAGAAATCTTTAGTTTATGAAGACAGTTTAAATGCTTTGTATGTCGCATTTACAAGAGCAAGAGAAAATCTTGTCGTAGTTTTAAAATCAAAAGATTCTTCGTTTGATATTTTGGATTTAAGTCCTAAGAGCAGCGGAAGTTTGAAGTGCAAAAAAGAGTCCGATAAGTTAACCTCTTGCGTGCAGTTTCAAACTTTAGAGTACAAAGAACTTTACTACGGAACGCAAAGCGATATTTTAGAGGTTGAAAAAGTTCAAGAAGAGGATTTAAAATCCATAAATTTCGGGCTTGCAATGCACTATATGTTAGAGATGTTAGGTGAGTTTGAAGAGAAAAATATACCATATGCAAAAGATATGATGATAAATAAATACGGCACTCTTTTAGAGGATGAAGAGATAGAAGATATAGAAAATAGAGTAGGACTGCTTTTAAAAAATGAGGAGTTTACCTCTTTAATAAGCAGCGAATTCTATAGAGAAAAGGCTATTAGATATAAAAATAACCTCAGATATATCGATCTTTTAGTAAAAAATGATTTCGGATGGAGCGTGATTGACTATAAAAGTTCTACCTCTTACTCACAGCATCACATAAGACAAGTTGAGTATTATGTAAAAGCTATAAAAGAGATAACGCAAAATAAAGTAGAGGGTTATATCTGTTACTTACTGGAAAATAGTGTAAAAATAGTTAAGATATAA
- a CDS encoding DUF4006 family protein has protein sequence MNENRSIFSLDGITGMLVATVLLLCILVGLTIWGINVQNRSANNFYDIKDEASIKMFGSKQADHIVDAK, from the coding sequence ATGAATGAAAATAGAAGCATATTTTCTCTTGATGGAATAACCGGCATGTTAGTTGCAACCGTACTGTTACTGTGTATTTTGGTCGGATTGACGATTTGGGGTATAAATGTTCAAAACAGAAGTGCGAATAATTTTTATGATATTAAAGATGAAGCATCTATTAAAATGTTCGGCTCAAAACAAGCAGATCATATTGTCGATGCGAAGTAA
- a CDS encoding FixH family protein, with translation MSKSSGKIWPYAIGASIIFVFSACVATIIITNKMPVEKSDTYMMGYHEADAKANDILKAAIDFNKKYKVEYITDAFEAQNYVIKYKVSDINSNPVNNAKIKVVVTRPDNHKHDQELNQHSTENGVYTFESIKLPQEGRWDIMAKVSVEDAQRFYNIKTDTRSKEVVEY, from the coding sequence TTGAGTAAAAGTAGCGGCAAAATCTGGCCATACGCAATCGGTGCGTCAATCATATTTGTATTTAGTGCATGCGTAGCAACTATAATTATCACAAATAAAATGCCTGTCGAGAAGAGCGATACATATATGATGGGCTATCACGAAGCAGATGCAAAGGCAAACGACATTTTAAAAGCTGCAATCGATTTTAATAAAAAATACAAAGTCGAGTATATTACGGATGCGTTTGAAGCACAAAATTATGTTATAAAATATAAAGTCAGCGATATAAATTCCAATCCCGTAAATAATGCAAAGATAAAAGTAGTCGTAACAAGACCGGATAATCATAAGCATGATCAAGAACTAAACCAGCACAGTACTGAGAACGGCGTTTACACTTTTGAATCAATCAAGCTTCCTCAAGAGGGAAGATGGGATATTATGGCAAAAGTGAGCGTGGAAGATGCCCAGAGGTTTTATAACATCAAAACAGATACAAGAAGCAAGGAAGTGGTAGAATATTAG
- a CDS encoding 3-dehydroquinate dehydratase, whose amino-acid sequence MKISRGLIALILTFVFNVSLSAQYLYKDEVIFNPAFSAEIEKLGLELYEKTGISLRLIMLKELPQGMSIVDYEKELMKEFSEPTILLTFSENNSKVDILAQPASLYEYFDKKQILSPVASAVQAFVMAVFYSDGFSSFKEIASSYGGTIIPLLAQKAKEGEVLGKYSGSMFNGYADIAEQVAKSKGVVLANAVGSANQNSILVVKVLFYGFILYGIFMYIKRKLFIRGQKIE is encoded by the coding sequence TTGAAGATTTCAAGAGGGCTTATAGCCCTCATCCTCACATTTGTTTTTAATGTTTCGCTTAGCGCACAATATTTATATAAAGATGAAGTTATTTTCAATCCTGCATTTAGTGCCGAAATTGAAAAATTGGGCTTAGAACTCTATGAGAAAACAGGAATATCTTTAAGACTTATAATGCTTAAAGAGTTGCCCCAAGGTATGAGCATAGTAGATTACGAAAAAGAGCTTATGAAAGAGTTTAGCGAACCTACGATACTGCTTACATTTTCAGAGAATAATTCTAAAGTAGATATTTTGGCACAACCTGCATCTTTATATGAGTATTTTGACAAAAAACAGATACTTAGTCCGGTCGCTTCAGCCGTGCAGGCATTTGTAATGGCGGTTTTTTACAGTGACGGTTTTTCATCGTTTAAAGAGATAGCCTCTAGTTACGGAGGAACTATTATTCCCCTTTTGGCTCAAAAAGCAAAAGAGGGTGAAGTGCTAGGCAAGTACTCGGGATCTATGTTTAACGGTTATGCAGATATCGCAGAGCAGGTTGCAAAGAGTAAAGGCGTAGTTCTTGCAAATGCGGTAGGAAGCGCAAATCAAAACAGCATACTAGTTGTAAAAGTGTTATTTTACGGTTTTATTCTTTACGGTATATTTATGTACATCAAAAGAAAGCTATTTATAAGAGGGCAAAAAATTGAGTAA
- a CDS encoding DUF1016 N-terminal domain-containing protein, with product MQVREISWTKNVVIFQKSKDELEREFYIGMTKKFGWTKNVLIHQIESKSYEAFLINQTNFDKTMVEKYKHQAVLAVKDEYSFDFLELSEQHNEHELEMLLGEGRNDK from the coding sequence ATGCAAGTTAGAGAAATTAGCTGGACTAAAAATGTAGTTATTTTTCAAAAGTCTAAAGATGAGCTTGAGCGAGAATTTTATATTGGTATGACCAAAAAATTTGGTTGGACAAAAAATGTTTTGATACATCAAATTGAAAGTAAATCATATGAAGCATTTTTAATAAATCAAACAAATTTTGATAAAACAATGGTAGAAAAATATAAACATCAAGCCGTATTAGCTGTAAAAGATGAATATAGCTTCGATTTTTTAGAGTTAAGCGAACAGCATAATGAACACGAGTTAGAAATGCTTTTAGGTGAGGGAAGAAATGATAAATAA
- a CDS encoding cytochrome c oxidase, cbb3-type, CcoQ subunit: MDIAQLQAYGYFILTTLLVIALYGYIYHLYSKKRDVDGVDYENYSNMALKDDISDAPVSAKSHDDKEK, encoded by the coding sequence GTGGATATTGCACAACTTCAGGCTTACGGATACTTTATATTAACTACACTTCTTGTGATTGCACTCTATGGTTATATATACCATCTGTACAGTAAAAAGAGAGATGTTGATGGAGTTGATTATGAAAATTATAGCAATATGGCACTAAAAGATGATATTTCCGATGCTCCGGTATCGGCAAAATCTCATGATGACAAAGAGAAATAG
- a CDS encoding PD-(D/E)XK nuclease family protein — protein MNNSIIVLPSARAIRHEQLRIEGDTLFLPNYITMSDFISKLCIVKDFKTLDSDGRVLLLLEASDFKSFSKLQIQRNFFTFTKNSSYIFKFFEELSAELYDIKKLSISDIYGEYEEHIAILQELYARYELLCSQKKLLDKIFLPKLYAFNENFAKTHKNIELHIEGHLTNFELELLERCTQFCTVDIIFNATRFNTKMQSKFLELGVELEQGFRYKISLNTKEILQKDRLEQNKKVTCESFSEPILQAAFVQKKLYDFVKMGYKPENIAVILPDEKFSQILKSFDEKSNFNFAMGEPFSSTDIYEKLDAACMFIEQDSKENEARLARVGDEFYAELFKIYYKSSQEADILEFLKKYKESFADKRELKIYEEELYCFKNILPFMKEMSIKSLLSVFLQRLRARTLDDVRGGKVTVMGVLETRAVEFDAVVIVDFDDSNVPKKSQKDMFLNTAVREAANLPTMSDRESLQKHYYEMLINKSKEVAISFVKSKESSGSRFLKQLGIKEKNIYSETDYAGILFDKAVPNLYEEQEIVLEYSFKDKKLSATRLKTFLTCKRKYYYRYIKQIENHEIPKDMPREYEIGLDIHEALKNLYTKKSFYTDASEMKKDLHAELDTVCGKSELEKYLIAMQKRRMDIFCQNEIKRFYDGWKVEQCEASLETDFAGMRLVGQIDRVDKRADEVYVLDYKTGSYPLYTEKNFAEATDFQLEFYYLLAQNFGNVVGCGYYDLKESKIVDEPFLKEKLAVLESNIKDLLCVEDVNFSKCEDLKSCIYCEYKIMCGRE, from the coding sequence ATGAATAATTCTATTATAGTCCTGCCATCAGCCCGCGCAATCCGACATGAGCAATTGAGGATTGAGGGAGATACCCTCTTTTTGCCAAACTACATCACTATGAGCGACTTTATATCCAAGCTCTGCATAGTAAAAGATTTTAAAACATTAGACAGCGACGGCAGAGTTTTACTCCTTTTGGAGGCATCCGACTTCAAATCCTTTTCAAAGTTGCAAATCCAGCGAAACTTTTTTACTTTTACAAAAAATTCGTCATATATATTTAAATTTTTTGAAGAGCTGAGTGCAGAGCTTTATGATATAAAAAAGTTAAGTATCTCCGATATTTACGGCGAATATGAAGAACATATAGCCATACTTCAAGAGTTATATGCCAGATATGAACTTCTATGTAGTCAAAAAAAGCTTCTTGATAAAATATTTTTACCAAAACTTTATGCGTTTAATGAGAATTTTGCAAAAACCCATAAAAATATTGAGCTTCATATAGAGGGACATTTGACTAACTTTGAGTTAGAGCTTTTAGAGAGATGCACACAATTTTGTACTGTAGATATTATCTTCAACGCTACAAGATTCAATACCAAAATGCAGAGCAAGTTTTTGGAGCTAGGCGTGGAGTTGGAGCAGGGTTTTAGGTATAAAATCTCACTAAACACAAAAGAGATACTCCAAAAAGATAGATTAGAGCAAAATAAAAAAGTTACATGTGAATCTTTTAGCGAGCCGATTTTGCAAGCGGCATTTGTCCAAAAGAAGCTGTATGATTTTGTAAAAATGGGCTACAAACCTGAAAATATTGCAGTTATTTTGCCCGATGAGAAGTTTTCGCAAATATTGAAGAGTTTTGATGAGAAATCAAACTTTAACTTTGCGATGGGTGAGCCATTTAGCTCAACAGATATTTATGAGAAACTAGACGCTGCTTGTATGTTTATAGAGCAGGACTCTAAAGAGAATGAAGCAAGACTGGCGCGAGTCGGAGATGAGTTTTATGCAGAGCTTTTTAAAATTTACTATAAAAGCAGTCAAGAAGCGGATATTTTAGAATTTTTAAAAAAGTATAAAGAGAGTTTTGCAGACAAAAGAGAGCTGAAAATCTACGAAGAGGAGCTTTACTGCTTTAAAAATATTTTGCCCTTTATGAAAGAGATGAGTATAAAATCGCTCCTTAGTGTTTTTCTGCAAAGATTGCGTGCAAGAACGCTAGATGATGTGCGGGGCGGAAAAGTAACCGTAATGGGAGTTTTAGAGACTCGCGCGGTAGAGTTTGACGCGGTTGTGATAGTCGATTTTGATGATTCAAATGTTCCGAAAAAGAGCCAAAAAGATATGTTTTTAAACACCGCCGTCAGAGAGGCCGCAAATCTGCCGACGATGAGCGATAGAGAGAGTCTGCAAAAGCACTACTATGAGATGTTGATAAACAAAAGCAAAGAGGTTGCTATCTCTTTTGTAAAATCCAAAGAGAGCAGCGGTTCAAGATTTTTAAAACAGCTTGGCATAAAAGAGAAAAATATTTACTCTGAAACTGATTATGCAGGGATACTTTTTGACAAAGCAGTGCCGAATTTATATGAAGAACAAGAGATAGTTTTAGAGTATAGTTTTAAAGACAAAAAACTCTCCGCAACAAGACTCAAAACATTTCTCACATGCAAGAGAAAATATTACTACAGATACATAAAACAGATAGAAAATCACGAGATACCAAAAGATATGCCCCGTGAGTATGAGATAGGTTTGGATATTCACGAAGCGCTTAAAAATCTCTACACAAAAAAAAGTTTTTACACAGATGCTAGTGAGATGAAAAAAGATTTGCATGCAGAGTTAGACACAGTTTGCGGGAAGAGCGAACTTGAGAAGTACCTTATCGCTATGCAAAAAAGAAGAATGGATATCTTTTGCCAAAATGAGATTAAAAGATTTTATGATGGCTGGAAAGTGGAGCAGTGTGAGGCAAGCTTAGAGACCGACTTTGCAGGAATGAGACTGGTAGGGCAGATAGACAGGGTTGATAAGAGAGCGGATGAGGTTTATGTCCTTGACTATAAAACAGGTTCATATCCTCTTTACACGGAGAAAAATTTCGCTGAAGCAACCGATTTTCAGCTAGAGTTTTACTATCTTCTAGCCCAAAATTTCGGCAATGTCGTCGGTTGCGGATATTATGACCTCAAAGAGTCAAAAATAGTAGATGAGCCGTTTTTAAAAGAAAAACTTGCTGTTTTAGAATCAAATATAAAAGATTTGCTTTGTGTTGAGGATGTAAACTTTAGCAAGTGCGAAGATTTGAAGAGTTGTATCTATTGTGAATATAAAATCATGTGCGGTAGAGAGTGA
- a CDS encoding VF530 family protein, protein MSEEEKNKNNPLHGVTLQHILETLVERYGFKELGNKIDIRCFLINPTISSCLKFLRKTPWARAKVEELYINDTRK, encoded by the coding sequence ATGAGCGAAGAAGAAAAAAACAAAAACAATCCGTTGCATGGTGTCACGCTGCAACATATTTTAGAGACACTAGTTGAGCGTTATGGGTTTAAAGAGCTGGGGAACAAAATAGATATTAGATGTTTTTTGATAAATCCGACTATAAGTTCATGTTTGAAGTTTCTTAGAAAGACACCGTGGGCGAGGGCAAAAGTTGAAGAGTTGTATATAAATGATACTAGAAAATAA